The Eubalaena glacialis isolate mEubGla1 chromosome 3, mEubGla1.1.hap2.+ XY, whole genome shotgun sequence nucleotide sequence aTCTGGCCTGCAACAGCTATGGCTGTAAGCTAAAACATCCTGAACCTCCTACACAGAAGTGGCTCCCTCTAGAGGTGCTGCCAAAGCTGTGTAGCCCTTAAAGAGGGTGTCACCCACAGGGGCCTGTTCAGATGGGCCATGAGGGATCATGGACAAGAAACAACCTCCCTGAGGACAGAGCAAGGGACCATGGGAAACTGAGGATTTTCCCAGGGGGCAGAACCAGGGGAAGCCAGATAGACCAACCAAGGAACTTACTCCTGTGTTGGGGCAAGTGGTCCTTGACCCCCAGATCTGATATACACTGTTGTTCTGGTTATCTATTGCCACCTCAAATTTTAGTGgattaaaataacaattatttgttgggacctaatcaaacttacaagcttttgcacagcaaaggaaaccattaaaaaaaaaaaaaaaagacaacctacagaatgggagagaatatttgcaaatgatgcgacgaacaagggcttaatctccaaaatatacaaacagcttatataactcaacaaaaaaaaaccaaataaccggggcttccctggtggcacagtggttgggagtccacctgccaaagcaggggacacaggttcgagccctggtccaggaggatcccacatgccccagagcagctaggcccgtgcgccacaactactggggcccgagtgcctggagcccatgctctgcaacaagagaagccaccacaatgagaagcccacgcaccacaacgaagagtagcccctgctcgaggcagctagagaaagccagcacgcagcaacaaagaccaaatgcagccaaaaataaaataaataaaacaaacaaacaacccaattgaaaaatgggcagaagatcttaatagacatttctccaaagaagacatacagatggccagtaggcacatgaaacgatgctcaacatcactaattattagagaaatgcaaatcagagctacaatgaggtaccacctcacaccagtaagaatggccatcattaaaaagcctacaagggacttccctggtggctcagtggttaagaatctgcctgccaatgcaagggacacgggttcgagccctggtccgggaagatcccacatgccatggagcaactaagcccgtgcaccacaactactgagcctgtgctctagagcccgggagccacaactactgagcccatgtgccacaactactgaagcccgtgcacctagagctcgtgctctgcaacaagagaagccaccaccatgagaagctctcacaccgcaacaaagagtagcccccgcttgctgcaactacagaaagcctgcatgcagcaacgaagacccaacacagccaaaaataaataaattaaataaataaaaagtctacagataacaaatactggagagggtgtggagaaaagggaaccttcctacactgttggtggaaatgtaacttggtgcagccattatggaaaacagtatggaggttcctcagaaaactaaaaatagaattaccatatgatccagcaatcccacccctgggcatatacctgaacaagactttaattcaaaaagatacatgcacccctatgatgatagcagcattattcacaatagccaagacatggaaacaacctaaatgtccaccgacagaggaatggataaagaagatgtggttcatatatacaatgaaatactcctcagccataagaaagaacaaaataatgccatttgcagcaacatggatacaactaaagattatcatactaagtgaagtaagtcagaaagtgaaagacaaataccatatcatatcacttacatgtggaatctaatatacggcacaaatgaacctatctataaaacaggaacagactcacagacatagagatcagacttgttgttgccaaggtggggagggagagagggagagggatgggctgggaatttgggattagtagatgcaaactattacattttttaaatttttatttaattaattaatttttttatttttggctgcgttgggtcttccttgctgcgcgcgggctttctctagttgtggcgagcaggggctactcttcattgtggagcacgggctctaggtgcacaggcttcagtagttgtggcacacgggctcagtagttgtggcacatgggctcagtagttgtggctcgcaggctttagagaacaggctcagtagctgttgcacacgggcttagttgctccacagcatgtggaatctccccagaccagggctcgaacccgtgtcccctgcattggcagggggattcttaaccactgcaccaccagggaagctcacaaactattacatttagaatggataaacaacaaggtcctactgtacagtacagggaactatatccaatctcctgggataaaccataatggaaaaggatatttaaaaaaagaatgtctatatgtataaaactgagtcactttgctgttcagcagagactggcacaacattgtaaaccaactatacttcaattttttaaaataacaattatttgTTATCCCCACAGTTCCTTTGGCTCCAGAGGGCTTCGTTGGGCACTCTGGCTCAGGGTATCTCATGTGATTATAGTTACACAGCTGAAGCTGGAGCAGCTAGGGGCTGACTGGGCATCTCACTTTCTTCATATATTCTCGGAGCTTCTCAGTGGCTCTCTGTGTAGGCAAATTTGGGTTTCCTCACAAGATGGTGGCCTCAGGCCAGTTGGAATGCTAACTTAGGGGGTCCCAGCATAAGTGTTCCAGCAAATGAGGCAGAAGCTGCATTGCCTTTCAGGACGTAGCCTCAGAGGCTATAGAGCATTACTTCCTCTATGCTTTACTGGTCAAGCAGCCACTGGCACATCCAGGTTCAAGGGATGAGAACATACACAAGCCACTCAATGGTCAATAGATTAGTGACTAGTGACTGCTGGGTGTTTCCTAGGCTTTCCTTTTCTGAATGAGAGTTTTGCTTGTGGTTGACTTTTCCTGTTCCACCATTGTATATCAGGTGTGTTGGGGGCTGACAATTTGTCTTTGGTTTATAGTTTACTGGACCACAAAGAGCCACGTGAGGAACTGATAGATTTTGAGTAGCTGAAGGGATGTACTGCTGCACAGTTTGGTAGTTATCTATCTAAACtccattctcctcttcttcctcaatAAAACAATTCTTATATTTCCCACATTCCCTTGCATCTGAGTGGTCATGTGAGaaaattctggccaatgagatgtcaGCCAAAGTTGTTGGATGAAACATCCAAGAAGGCTTTTTAAAAGGGGGCAAAAAAGCTGATATTGATCCTCTtctgccctttcccctttcctcctGATTTCTGTCTGGAATGCAGATATGAAAGCTAGAGCTCTGTTCAGTCACCTTGGACCATGAGTTAACCTTAAGAATGAaaaccacagggcttccctggtggcgcagtggttgagagtctgcctgccgatgcaggggacacgggttcgagccctggtctgggaagatcccacatgccacggagcaactaggcccgtgagccacaactactgagcctgcgcatctggagcctgtgcaccgcaacaagaggggccgcgacagtgagaggcacgcacaccgcgatgaagagtggcccccgctcgccgcaactagagaaagccctcgcacagaaacgaagacccaacacagccaaaaaaataatgataataaataaattaataaaaaaaagttttaaaaaaacaaacaaaaaaaaagaatgaaaaccacaGTCTGAGAATGGTGATACAGAGAGATAGAATggtgatagagatagagataaagaGGTAGAGAATGGTGATAGAGATAGATGGGCTCTGTTGATGATGGAGCTACTGTGAACCACTTACCCATGGACATTTTTtacacaagagaaaaataaaactccagTCTTATTTCTGGTCTCCATTATTAGCAGCTAAATGCAGTTTCTACCTTAGACAGTATGTCTTCCTCACTTGATTATCCAAAGCAGGGGCTCCTTTGGTTTCactcattatttttattccctGAAACTTACATAgaatctggcacagagtaggcactcaataaatgctgattGAATGAATGCCTAGCATTTTAAGTTATAGCTGATTTATTTAACTGTCTGGGTTTGATAAGGTGCAAAGAATCTCCCCCCACCCTATCCTGCCATCAACTGCTGCCTTCAACCCTGCTCTGTCAGCAGCCTTCCCCACACTGGAACACATTTCTCAAGTACACCTCATGgttttcttgtcattttcatGGAATACAAGTCTTGAACAgtccagttttaaaatttcaatcttATATTCAATTCCCAGGTCACACACCCCCAGCTCAGGTTGGACCCACAGCCCAGAGACCTGAAATGGCAAAGGATGGGGGGTACCTTTATCTTCGCTCTTCTTCCACCCTCCCTCCACTTCCTGCCTCTGGCTTCTAGAGGGCTGGAATggtgggagaaaggaaaaagggtAATTTTATACGACCAAGGCTGTTAGAATCTTCTGTATGACAGGTGCCTAAGTTCTGGCTTTCTCTTGGGGGGTGGTATTTGAGGAGACTCACGGGGCCTCCACACTGCATAGTCCTTGATGTCTGCAGTGCATCTTCAACTGACATCTTGCACAGTACCCTGAGCTTCTAGCCCACAGTACCTTGCCATTAGAGTCTTCTTGCCCTGCAGGGGTCTCTCTTGGACAGGGTCCGATCTAGATGGTTAAAGCCCAGGTACTTTCTATGATGTCCTCTTGGCCCATGAGAAACTCCCACATCCTTCCCATGCCAGGTGCTGGAAGTACAGGCTACTCTTGAGCACTGCTGTTCCAGGGCCAGGCTCCTGTCAATCTCTAATATGCCCCATTCACCAAACTATCAGCATATACTCATCTCTATGTTCATATGCATCTCCCAAATGCCAGTAAACTCATGTCAGTTTTTCCAAAACTCTCTCACAGTGCTTTGCTTAAGCTCTGTAGCAGCACTAGGACAATAATTCCATTACACAAGAATCATCCAGCCAAGGACTGAGTTTCCTGCAAGCACCTGCAATCTCTTGGTACTCTCCTTACTTGGTCTGTAGCCTCTGCTCACCTACCTAAGAATGAGGAAGGGGAAATAACAATGCATTACAGAACAGACCAAAAACCTTATCTCCGTAACTCTCCATTCCCTTGTCAATATTCTCATTTATAGAGCTGAAGATGATGATAAGGGACCATCATTGTTAGAGGAGTTGTTCTCTTTTGTCTGTCCAGTAAAGTCTTTCTCTACAATGTGGAGTACCTACATGCTCTTCTCTCCTTGAGGACTCAGCTCAAACTCTAAGACAACGAGAAAAATCTCTTTGAACATCATGTTACGCATGCACTACGACTAATTTTTACAACCACGTCATGAGTTAGAGAAAAAAGGTAATTAAGACTTAAGGAGGTAGGAACTTCTGGTTAAACATGGTGGATTGAGCACACACATTTACCTCTGCTTCATCCAGAAACCACATCAAAATGAGAgtaaggaaatttaaaaacataaaggaGAAGATGACAGATgtaattttgaaaaatggaaagtCATATGCGTAAAGTTTTAAATCCTTAAGTTTGAATATTTTCCATTCTACTCATGAGGTAGGGAGTGGAAAACCAAACAGGAATAAAATAATTGGAGTCTTAGAACTTGTAAAGACTTTAAAGATTAAAAGTTCTTTGTCCTCTGGAAGCAGGGGCAAGGGGACTGAAAATTCCTTTTTGGGGATAATGATTGGCCCAGGAGACAAAGTTTACAGGAGCTAGAAGACTGATCTCTCCCTCACCCACCACACAGTGAGTCACCCCCAGCTGACCATCTCTGGCACCTCCACGGGGCTTCCAGTCAGCTCTTTTGGACCTCATGCTTAAGTTGGAACAGACAGCCAAGGCTCGCCGGAGAGTTGAAGGCAGCCTCAAACATAAAAGTCagaagccaaaagaaaaagaacctggAGGGTAATGAAGGGACCAGAAGAAAATGTCCAAAAAACTGCAATTAATATCTTCAGAAATCAAGAGAAAATATTGCACCCATGATAAAAGAAAggatgctatttttaaaaggaacattcagaaaataataaagacttgCGCtcgctttggcagcacatatactaaagtTGGAACggtacagagaagattagcatggcccctgcacaaggatgacacgTAAATTCGTGAAGtgttccaaattttttttttttaaaggaagagaaagtgaGGCAAGCGGACCCAAGGCCTGGGGTTGGCTGATGGTATGGAGTAGTTGCCATTTCTCACTAGCtgatggcattttattttattttattaatttatttatttattttattaattaattattttttaaataattttaaataatttatttaaaaaatattatttaaataaatttatttaaaaaatataaaatatttaaaaaatataaaatataaaaaatttatttaaaaaatattattaaataaatttaaataaatttaaataattaaataattatttattaattaatttatttattttattttatttatttatttatttatttatttttttggctgcgtttggtcttcgttgctgtgcgtgggctttctctagttgcggcgagtgggggttactcttccttgtggtgcgtgggcttctcactgcagtggcttctcttgttgcggagcacaggctctaggcacatgggcttcagtagttgtggcacgtgggctcagtagttgtggtgcacgggcttagttgctccgcggcatatgggatcttccggaaccagggatcaaacctgtgtccccttcattggcgggcggattcttaaccactgcaccaccagggaagtccctgttccatattttttgtataactgattcactttgctgtacacctgaaactaatacaactcttaaatcaactatactccaataaaaattttttaaaaaagaaaataataaagacttcttggaaattaaaaataagaagtgagaaacttccctggcagtccagtggttaacactccacccttccactgcagggggcatgggttcgatacctggtcagggaactaagatcccatatgtccgtccagccaaaaataaataattaattaaataaataaaaataaaaatatggaagtagagggaattccctggcggtccagtggttaagacgcggcactttcactgccgtgggctgagttcgatccctgatcaaGTAACTAAGATtcccgcaagctgcacggcaTGGGCGAAAAGAacgaaggaaaaaaatggaagtagAAGTTAGTAATTTAATAAAAAAGATTCTAAGATAAAGTTGAAGAAATATCCTGGAGagtagaataaaaatacaaagaaatagaaaatatgaaataaatgtaagaaaataagagGTTCAGTCTAGGAGACAGAATATCTGGGTAAAAGGAGTtttagaaagagagaagaaataaaatagtcagtgggaaaattattaaagaaataattcaataaCAATTTCCTGCACTGAAGGACATGAGTTTCCAGATTGAAAGGGCCCATTAAATGCCCagcacattaaaattaaaaaaacaaagaaacaaaaattttaaaaaatcaaacacccAAGGGATTTTCATCATGGAATTTTAGAGTAAATATTAAGAGCAACTTCTAAAGttttccagagagaaaatcagGTTGCATACAAAAGATACTCAGTTGCACATCCAGAATGGCATTGGATTTAATAATACTCCTAATGAGGGCGGGCGGCGTGGCCGGGTCAGGTGGCGACGATGACGCGCCTGCGCAGAGACGGCAGTACGACTGGGGTTGACTCCGGGGGCGCGGGGAGGAGAAACATGAGGCTGAGCTGGGTCCTGACAGTATTGTCCATCTGCCTGAGTGCCCTGGTCACGGCCGCCGGGGCCGAGGGCAAACGGAAGCTGCAGATCGGAGTCAAGAAACGGGTAGACCACTGTCCCATCAAATCACGCAAAGGGGACGTCCTGCACATGCACTACACGGGTAAGCTGGAAGATGGAACAGAGTTTGACAGCAGCCTGCCCCAGAACCAGCCCTTTGTCTTCTCCCT carries:
- the LOC133088197 gene encoding peptidyl-prolyl cis-trans isomerase FKBP2-like, with amino-acid sequence MTRLRRDGSTTGVDSGGAGRRNMRLSWVLTVLSICLSALVTAAGAEGKRKLQIGVKKRVDHCPIKSRKGDVLHMHYTGKLEDGTEFDSSLPQNQPFVFSLGTGQVIKGWDQELLGMCEGEKRKLVIPSELGYGERGAPPKIPGGATLVFEVELLKIERRSEL